A genomic segment from Aegilops tauschii subsp. strangulata cultivar AL8/78 chromosome 1, Aet v6.0, whole genome shotgun sequence encodes:
- the LOC141039124 gene encoding uncharacterized protein, with product MWDKLKGLHAQSALPWVIIGDFNEAMWDFEHQSKTPRPASQMINFRDALEACGLTDLGFSGHPFTYDNRRSGRANVQVRLDRAVASNDWRDMFMQAAVAHLVSPASDHSPLLLKFSLEQDRRPCSSRRYELMWERSPALEAIIANSWSSKGTKRNLGDVREALATVMADLHTWSNKTFGNVTRELEKSRTRLEELTNMNADRAEIRLEMDKTDELLYREEMLWLQRSRIDWLKEGDRNTNVFHRKAVWRARKNKIQGLADEAGVMLTDQATMLQMAKCYFRNLFTADPMLEPHDVLQLIQPKVSAEMNNNLCKEFTDEEISNAMFQIGVGNMP from the coding sequence ATGTGGGATAAGCTCAAAGGTCTGCATGCTCAGAGCGCTCTTCCATGGGTGATTATCGGTGACTTCAATGAGGCTATGTGGGATTTTGAGCATCAATCGAAAACTCCGAGACCTGCTAGTCAAATGATTAATTTTCGGGATGCACTTGAAGCTTGTGGCCTCACTGATCTTGGTTTTTCAGGGCACCCCTTCACATATGATAATAGGCGGAGTGGCCGGGCGAACGTCCAAGTTCGGCTGGATAGAGCGGTGGCGTCCAATGACTGGAGAGACATGTTTATGCAAGCTGCGGTGGCACACCTTGTGTCGCCGGCGTCGGACCATAGTCCGCTGCTCCTCAAGTTCTCGCTGGAACAGGACAGGCGGCCTTGCAGCAGCCGCCGGTACGAGTTGATGTGGGAGAGATCACCGGCTTTAGAGGCCATTATCGCAAACTCTTGGTCAAGCAAAGGTACGAAGAGGAACCTGGGAGATGTAAGGGAGGCCCTTGCTACTGTTATGGCTGATCTACACACTTGGAGTAATAAAACTTTTGGCAATGTTACACGGGAGCTAGAGAAGTCACGTACTAGGCTTGAGGAACTCACCAATATGAATGCAGACCGAGCTGAAATAAGACTGGAGATGGACAAGACGGATGAGCTGTTATACAGGGAGGAAATGTTGTGGCTCCAGAGATCTCGGATTGATTGGCTAAAGGAAGGGGATCGTAACACCAACGTGTTCCACAGGAAGGCAGTTTGGCGAGCGAGGAAGAATAAAATCCAAGGGCTGGCGGATGAGGCGGGTGTTATGCTCACCGATCAGGCCACCATGCTACAGATGGCAAAATGTTATTTTCGCAATTTATTCACAGCTGACCCAATGTTGGAGCCACATGATGTGTTACAGCTTATACAGCCCAAGGTGTCCGCGGAGATGAACAATAATCTATGCAAGGAATTTACCGATGAGGAGATTTCTAATGCAATGTTCCAGataggtgttggaaatatgccctag